CCCCACTTGTGACATTTAATACATCTAACATTTCGAACTTGAATGCCAAAAGGTTGATCTCTTATTTCGCTATCTCCTTTACAATAACTTTCTCTTGGAGCATTATACTTGCGTTGccattcaaatttatattctggttcattatcttctttttctctttctttctttgctccTGGAGGAGGCTCATACATAAAATTAACACTTAATTTATCTTTGCTCTCTTTACTTAAAAGTGctctgtaaaataattaaattaaatctgaAATTCGTGTCATTCTAATAATTACACCCTATATCTATAGTAATAGATGATTTACTTGTTATTATGAAGATCTTGCTCTTTCTCATATTGAACGCGTAATTCTTCTTGCTTCTTTTTGTAAGCTTCAGCTTGTTGTTCTGCCATCCATACCTATAAGattcattttgattaatataacCATAAATGACAAGATAACgctcttgaaaaagaaaggttaaaaaaattgtacgcACTCGTTTTAGATTGTCTCTCGAAGCTggatgaaaaaatttcttgcacatataattattaaatcccTTCcccatatttaataattaactatacaatttatttcaaataaaaagaaaaatatttatttctaaattttttttcaagactTTTTGACGTTAATAAGTATCACTGAATGCCATTTGATATCGGTAgccattataaaatttttataaaataacctAGTCATTTTTTaactaaattattttcatattcgtaaaaataattttgtaattttttttataaaaatataacataatctCTTATTTAACTAAGTTTAAGACTCCCTAATTATTactatctaaaaataaaataaagtaatattaacatttttttttctctttttttttttttttttttaatatttcttttgactCATGCGTCagttgaaaaaggaaatgtgACGTAACTTAACCTCATGTTGATGGTTGCTATCAATTGTTGTCAGCTTATATTTGAACACAAGTGATAAGTTTATTCCTTATAATTGTTGTTTtgtgtgaaataaaatatataaaataaaatatgttaaatacagaattagaattttttaatggtGACTTTATTGgacattgttaaaaatattatttaaatgcatCGATGTATGCGATCAACCTTGGTCATTCTCTTCTTAATGTTGAGTCGTTgacttatattttctaataaataacgtGTCccaatataatatcattgtaaTTTCATCTGTAATAGTTCATTCAAAAAGTTTGTACAGGATGaaaatcaacgaaaaaaatatggtAGCATTTGCGACATCCGCAACACCGGTAGATAGAGAAGGCTGGTTAAATAAACGCGGTGAAGTTAATCGTGGATATCAACGAAGATGGTTCGTTCTTAAAGggaacatattattttattttgatcgaCGCGGTGATAAAGAACCTGTAGGTATGATCGTTCTTGAAGGATGTACCATCGAATTGACAGAAGATGAAGAACAGTTTGGATTTAAAATTGTATTCCATGGTCCAAACAATAGAAGCTATGCACTTGCAGCTGAGTCacaagtaaattattatagaaattacaagataatacatatttattataaattattcaaattataactatttattaaaattttattacctgTAGGAATCAATGGAACAATGGATGAAAGGTTTGGCATGTGCCAGTTATGATTATATGAGGTTGATGGTAGCAGAATTACAACGGCAATTAGATGCtgcagaagaagaagttgaaaCACTAACTCCACCACCTCAATCTCCTAAGGCACCACCAAGACAAAGACACAA
This Vespa velutina chromosome 10, iVesVel2.1, whole genome shotgun sequence DNA region includes the following protein-coding sequences:
- the LOC124952478 gene encoding sesquipedalian-1: MKINEKNMVAFATSATPVDREGWLNKRGEVNRGYQRRWFVLKGNILFYFDRRGDKEPVGMIVLEGCTIELTEDEEQFGFKIVFHGPNNRSYALAAESQESMEQWMKGLACASYDYMRLMVAELQRQLDAAEEEVETLTPPPQSPKAPPRQRHNPFNKPESHHRSQSVRSAPGRTENVPRTRITFRELHTAYGRRILADLNAWRHAKKNAEAPLITL